Part of the Rhodopirellula islandica genome is shown below.
TGCCAGTTCGGCAGTTTCAAGGGCTTCATCAATGTTGGTCAGGTCCAACGAAATCTGAACGATCGGACGCATCGGGCGGCCTCTGCAGGTGGGAAGGAAGGCGGGGTTCAGGCGGGAGGCCCGAATTGTATCGCATTCCAAACGTCCAGGAGTGTTGCTAAGCAGGTAGGCAGGAATGATCGGGCAGAACCATGTGAGCGTTCGCTTGGGCTGCGAAACGTTTGGTGTTGACGCTCCGATCGCGGATGCCACTTTTCTTCCAGCTCCTGCCTTTCTTCATCCCGGGAGGGATGTCAGATGGTAGCCGGGGGTCGCTGCGTAGCAGCGTACCCCCGGAAAACGAGCGTCCCCCAAAATACTCTCCATCCCGCCGTGGCCGATGGCCACGGCGGGATGGAGAGTGGCGACGCGGGCTACAGTACGTCGGTGACGCGATCGCTTACCGACGGCTACCATCTGACATCCCTACCGGGATGAAAACGTGTGCAAACGAATGCGTTCCATAACACCAAACATTTCGCAGCCCAGCGTTCGCCCAGCTTGCACGTGGGAACAGTGGCGTCTGCCAAAAGAGTTCAAATGCCGAAAGACTCTTGCCGACCTGTTTCATCCCAAGCTTTCATGCTGCAGGCGATGCTCGTCTTTCGAGCATCTGGTTCCGATGCGGCCGCATGTTTGCCAGCCGGATCGTGCAAGTCCACACGACGCTACCGCGAAATTTGCTGGGCGATCGGTTGGCCGGTGGCATCCAGCAGTGGTGGTTCGTCGACTCCCGCCATCGCCTCGGTGATGCGTTGATGAAGCTCTTTCATTGCGGCTCGATCTTGCTCGGTGGCATGATCCAGATCGATCGCGATCTCTTCGAGCGGGCGATCTGTTAACCGAAACAGACGGCCATCGCGAAAGACCTTGTGGGTTCGGTTGAGTGCGAACACTTCGCGAGTGAACTGCGATTTGTCTTCGCCGGGACGAGGGTCGTACCAAAAGAACAGGGACTCTTTTTTCGGACCTTCTTGGCCGAACAATTCCGGGGCGAAGCTGATGCCGTCCATCGTTGGGTCTTCCGGCACTTCGCCGCCCGCCAACTCAATCAGCGTTGGATAGAAATCCGATGCATCGATCAGCTTGTCACTCACGGCCGGTTGGATGTGGCCTGGCCAGGACACGATCAACGGTACGTGGATGCCGGTTTGCTTGGTCAGCCCCTTGCCACCTCGGATGGACCGTCCATCGGAAAGCTTGGAGACCACTTTCAGGTGCGTTCCGTTGTCGCCGTAAAAAATGACGATTGTGTTGTCTCTTAAACCATTGGCCTGCAGCCCTTGGATCAAGTTCCCAACCGCAACGTCCATGTACTCGACCATGTCCTTGAAGTACTTCAGTTGCTCCACGACTGGTTGGGATGGATCCCAGTCGTCGCTGATTGGCGTGGGGACAAACGGCCAGTGAGGCAGAGCCATGGGGTAATAGACAAACGCCGGTTCGTTGCGATCTTGCTTGAGGAAGTCGATTGTCTTTTCCACCCAGACATCCTCGCCAAATTGGCCAGGGTAGGTTTTCAGTTCACCGCCCTGCCCTGCTTCGCCCTCCAGCATCGTTGGGTTGGCGTAACGCGATCCTTTGTCTTCCGTGTGCAAGGCGTGGTACAGAGCGTATTGGTCAAAGCCTGCGTCTTGGGGATGCATTCCGGTTCCGCGCCGGTCTTCTGCGCCGGGGTATCCGGGTGGGTCGTAGGATTGCAATTGCCACTTGCCAAAGATTGCCGTGGCGTAACCCTCCTCCTTCATTCGGTGACCAAACGTCTTCAAGTTAGGATCGAGGATTCCAAATGTCTTCCAGTTGCGATGGTTGTACTTGCCCGACATCAATTGAACTCGAGTCGGGGTGCACAGCGGTTGCGAATACGCGTGCGTGAACCGGACGCCACCGCTGGCCAATTGATCCAGGGCAGGCGTGTCATAGGAGACTCCTCCGTAGCAACCCAATCCCTCGATGCCGATGTCGTCGGCCATGATCAGCACGATGTTGGGCCGTGAATCGTCGGCGGACGAAACGGTCAGCGGAAGGCAACCAAGCAAGATCAGGAGAAAACGCATTCGACAATTCGTTCAGGCGTGCAGAGTTGGGGGAGGAGCAGGACAGGTCCAGAGACGATCAACGATTGCTCGGCGGAGGCGGCAGCTGGATCGTTTGAGCGTTGGGGGTCAGCGCGTGTTGGTAGTACTTGAGCAGGCTGTAGACGGATTGGAATTCCGGACGTGCCGACAAGGATGCGTATTGCGGGTCGTTTGCCACTTGGTCATAGCGTGCAACGGCCGCTGCCAGCGCCTGCGGATCCGGGGCTTGGTTGGGATTGGCTGACAGCGGCAGTGCCAAGTGCGCTGTCCATTGGGGATCCAGCAGTTTGAACAGCTCAGGAGCGATTTGCAGCAACTGGTCCTGCAGCACGGCGGGACGATCACTTCGGTATTGTTGAGCGAACTGCGATTGTGGTTCCGGAGGCGTGACCTGGGCTTGTTGACCAGCGTAACGGGCAACGGCCTGCGTCAATTGGGCTGCCGAGGTGGGGATGACCACCGGTTGGCCTGGGGCGGGGCTTTGGTAGTACATGCCGGTTGCGACTTGATCGACCCGCACGACGGTTCCGTCGATCGAGACGCCCGCGAACAGGCCGCGGCTTCGAGAGTAGGTGTAGATTTCCGCTTGCAGTTGGCCGTCGGTTGCCACGGCGGCTTGACGTCCGACCGGGCCCGCTGCCGCTGATGCGTCACCGCCCAGCGTGAGTTTGCCTGACAAGATCCCTTGCACACTGCGCGCCGTTTTGAAGACCAGGATGATGTCCGAGGCTTGCACGCCGACTTGCCAACCGACATTGCCACCCGTCAAGGTGATGAAAACCGGGGCATGCCACGTGCCATCGGGATCACGGATAAAGAGCAATCCTTTTCCATGTCGCGCCCCAACGATGAAGCTGCCTTTGATCACGTTGGGGACGATGGCGACCCCGTGACAATCTTGCAACATCTGAGCCGGGATTTGGCTCAGCGGCGTGGACATGGTTTCATTCAAGACCGCGGTCGCTGATTGGACCGTTTGTTCTTCGACAACCTGGGCCGAGACGGGCTGCGTCCATCCCAGCAGGATGATTGCGGTCGTCATCGCAATGCGCCGAGCGAAGCGAAATTGCGGTTGGTGAGAGAGCTCCATCGTGCACATTCCTTGGGGTGAAAGCGTTCTCATTCGCAAACGCTGGTTCGGGTGACGGTTGGGGCGGCCGTGGTCGATGAAGGCATCGCAGTGGCAGCGTCAAAATCCCCTGCCATTGTGGGGCCCAAGGGGCGTGGAGGCTACTCCATCTGCCCTCCCCTGCCCTGCGATTCGGAAAGAATGTGAAGCGTTGGCAATCGATCGAAGTTTGATTGGCGACGACGACACCTTGTAGAGAAATTGCTTCCCAGGTTTTCGAAACGGTGCTTGGGTCGGTTGGATAGACGCTCACAAAGTGCGAAGATGCGGTTCGAAGCCGCCAGGAAACGCCGGATGCATCCACTTTGGCAAGGTCAGCTTGCTCCTGTGCATTGGCGAACAAAGTTCACGACAAAGGAAATGAAAGATGTCTGATTCGGAACCGAAGGATGCCATGCGGAACGTGCTCGTTGATGTGGCGTCACTCTGGTGGTTGCCGCTGATCCGAGGTTTGTTGTTATTGATTCTCGGGATTTACGCCTTGTTTCAACCTGGGATGACCTTGGCGACGTTCGCGCAGGTCGTTGGGTTCTTCTTGGCCTTCGATGGGGTCATGGCCATCATTGCGGGAGTGATCGGCGACACCCCGTCGCGAGTGGGGACGATCGTCCGAGGCGTGATCGAGGTTTTGGCGGGGATGTTCGTGTTTGCAAACCCAATGTTGGTCGCTGGATTGACCGCGACGATTGTGATCAGTGTCATCGGTGCGATGGTGATTGTCTCGGGCGTGGTCGAGATTGCGGCTGCGATCCAAGATCGGCGGCACATTCAAGGCGAAGGTTGGTTGATCTTGGCCGGGATTCTTTCTGTGTTGATCGGCATTGCTTTGTTGGTCGCGCCGATGGGATTTGGGCTGACGTTGGTGCGAATTTTGGGCGCGTTGGCGATAGTGTCCAGCATTGCGATGATCGCGTTCGCCTTCCGATTGAAATCGTTGGGAAGCCGGATCTCTCAGGGCTAGACGCCCTGTGCGATGAAGGGAACACGCTTGCTGAGACGATCCACCCTGCCCTGCCCCACACAGGGCTGGCCGGGGCGACTATGTTGGTCAGCCGCTTCTTTCTCGTAAAGAAGCTGGATTGATTCTCAAGAGGATCGGTCTCCCTCCCCTGCCCCTCCCCGCCCTGCCCCGATTGAAATGTGGTTTCAAATGAAGACTCGTTGGTTCATCCTCGTCGCTGTGCTGCCTTGGTTTGTCATTCCAGTCAAGGCTCAAGAAAAGGTCGTCGACTCGATCGGCAATCTGGATCCGGAGATGGCGACCGGTCGAACTGTCGAAGACGGCGTCGCGTGGTATGACGTTGCGGAACAGAATATCGAAGGACGAATCCTGCCCGATCAAGAGCGGACGCGATGGTTCGATCGCTTCCCAAGCTCCGCCAATGGTTCGGTGACTTCAAACGTTTGGAACCTGAGTCGTCATTCAGCGGGCATGATGGTTCGCTTCAAAACGGATTCCACCGCCCTTCATGCTCACTACAAATTGTTGAGCAGCAATGTGGCGATGCCGCACATGCCTGCGACCGGAGTCAGCGGGGTGGACTTTTATGCTCGCGACGGGGAAGGCAATTGGCGTTGGGTGCAGGTCACGCGGCCGACATCGCAAGAGGTCAAGGCAAAGGTCATCGATTCATTGGCACCGGGGATGCGGGAGTACGCCGCGTACCTTCCGCTTTACAACGGGATCGAGTCTTTGAAGATTGGTGTTTCACCGGACAGCAAGTTCGAGCAATTGCCGCCCCGCGAAAAGCCGATTGTGTTTTACGGGACCAGCATCACGCACGGGGCCTGTGCGAGTCGTCCGGGAATGGTCCACACGGGGATCTTGGGGCGTCGCTTTGATCAGCCCGTCGTGAATCTAGGCTTTTCCGGCAATGGGAAAATGGATCCCGAGGTCGGGGATTATTTGATCCAGATCGATGCCGCGGTCTACGTGATCGATTGCCTGCCCAACATGAACGCGGCGATGGTGACCGAAAGGTGCGTTCCATTGGTCAAGCAAATTCGTGCTGCGAAACCGGACACGCCGATTGTGTTGGTGGAAGATCGCCGGAACACAAACAGTTGGATCTTGCCCGCACGTGACGCTCACCACACAGCGAATCATGAGGCTCTGCAGGCGGCGTGCAAGTCGCTGCTCGCCGACGGGGTGACCGGTCTGCACTACATCGCTGGCGATGAGCTTTATGGAACCGATGGCGACGGTGCGACCGATGGTTCTCACGCCAGCGACCTTGGTTTCATGCGTCAGGCCGACGTGTTTGACCCCGTGCTTCGCAAAGCAATGGGCGTGGAGTGAGTGTCGGAGCGGTTCCGGCTACCAAATCAGCTGGGATCCAACGGTCAGGCCGAGAAACCCAAGGTTGTCGTCCATCGGTGAGTCTCCGTTGAGGCCGCCGTCGGGACCAGTGAAGACTCCGGTTGGGTTGGGGCCGCCAACGCCGTTGTAGTGCATCGCTTCCATCGCAACGGTCATTGAAAAATGATCGGTCATCACGATGCGAAGTCCCAGTTGCATTTCGGCATTGGCCACCAGAGAATCGGCGGAGTCATCGCCGGGCCGCAAGTCGATGTCGCCGATGGTTTGGCGAATGTTGCCCAAAGGTGTGAGGCTGTCCGTGGCGGAAAACTTGCGAGCCCCGTAGAGCATCGATCCGCGTAGATTCGCGAAGAGTTGCAAGTTTTCGACCGGTAAAACATGGTTGATTTGCAGTGCCATCGTTGGTCCCATCCCTCGGAATTGGGAGTGGCCCTGGATGGTGCCTTCATCGGTGGAAGCGAAGTAGCCTTGTGCGACCTTGGCGTACCGAATGCCAGCGTAGAAGTCGATGGGATTGGCGATCCGGCGTTGGAGTTCCCAGTCAATCACATCGGTTCGCACGGTGCTTTGAAATTCGCCTTCGTTGATGAACGCGAGTCCGGTCAGGATGTCACCATTTTCGATGAAGTAGCCTGCAGTGCCTTCGTTTCCAGTTGGAATCAGTCCGTTGGCATCGTTGGCAGTCAAACCATCGGAGTGGCGGAACTCCCAAAATCGAACTCGCCAACCGAGTGTGTTGTCTTCCGCTTCGCGACCGAATTGGATCCGCGGACTGTGCTCGATTTGCCAGGGGAACCCGATGTGTGAGAACCCGTCATCGGTTTGCACGATGATCGCGGTGCTGTTGCTTTGAGTGGGTTGGACGAGAACGCTTTCGAAGGTAGCAAACAGGCGTCCTTCTTCGGGTTTGGGCTGAAGTCCTTCGCTGGCTCGTTGCTGAGTCAGCCGCCCTTCGAATCGGTCGGATTCGAGTTCTTGGATCCGCATTTGCATTTCTGCGAATCGGGAATCCAGATCGATGGGTTGAATCTCGCTGAAACCAACCGGTGCTGCTTCGCTTTGGAAATCGTTTGTACCGGAACCCTGGAAGTCAGACAGGGTCAGCACCGGATCGTCGTCTGCACGGAGGGGACTTGTCCATCCAAACGCAATCAAAGTCAGGCACAGTTGCGAGCAGACCAAAGCCCATTTCAAGTTGCGAAAGTCACGCGGTGGTTCAAGGCGGTGCACGTCAAGGTCGCTTTCGTTGGGAGCGAGCGGTGAACGTTTCGAGGTCACGAAGTCGTTCGATGAAGGTATGTCATGTTGTCGTAAGGTCTTCTCTTAGCAGGGGTTGGTATCGCAGCGAAAGGGTGAAATCAATTTGACAAAAAATCTCGTGAAACGCGCGAAACTGGGTGGAAGCCGACTAACGCTGCCACTAAATCTGACCCTGTCAAAAAACCGTTGAGAAAGAGCGGTTTTGATTCAAGTCAAAGGATTGGCTTGATCATCCCCAGTGCATGGTTCCACTGCATCGCTTTGGGGGGAGCCAAATGGATTTGGAGAGCAACCTTGAATATCGAACACCTTCTGAAACAACTCCGTCAACGATCCAACCGAGCTTCGAAGAGGGGGCGAGACGACAGCGAACGCAAGGTCCGTACTCGACGTGCTCTGAATCGACGGCGTCGGGCTCGTTTGGAATCCTTGGAAGACCGCCGTTTGCTCGCCAGTGATGTTTCTCTGTCCGGGAACACGTTGCTCGCGGTGGGAGATGACGATGTGCACAATCAGTATCATCTTCAGTTGGTCGATTTTCACGGAACCGAATCATTTCAGATCAGTAGCAACACGTTCATCAGTGAGGACGATCCTGCTCTGTACGACATGAGCGTCGACGAGAAAAAAGTCGTCGTGGGGACCGGTTCGATTTCGGGCGTGGAAATCCGTGGCGGGGCAAAAGACAACGTGTTCACCGTCGGTGATCTTTCGGGGTATCTGATCCAGCTTGATGGAGAAGCGGGGACGGATGGATATGTCTTGAAAGATTTATTTGGAACTGTCGCGGTGAATGACACCGGTGGTGCCATTGATTTGACACATTTGACATCGCCATGGACGACCAGTTTGTCTGGCGGGACCGCGACGGTTGAAGTCGATGGCGGCGCGAGCACGGCGACGATTCCAAACGCCAATGCGTACACGATGACGCCGAATTCACTTTCCTGGTCAAGTGCGTTGACGGCCATCAACGAGGGCTTGGAGGAACTGGCAAGCCTGGGTGACGAACTCGTCACCCACGATCGTTTGCTAGAGAATCAAAGTGTGTTGAATCAAAAGTCGGTGGGCAGTTTCTTGCCGATCGGCGAGATCTTTCGCGAAAAGATCGCGAATCCGGTGGCCAGCTATTTCTCGTCCGGAGGTTCACCGGAAATCAATGTTTGGGGATTGCTGGAGGAACTGCAGTCGGTGAAGGCAAGTAGCCAGTTGGGAGACGCCTTGCTGAATTGGGAGATTGACGCGGAGATCATTGGGAAGTCTGAGCGAGAGACCTTGGCACTGGAAATCACTGCTGAATTGGTGCACTCGAGTGTTGACTTGTCGTTGCCGGATTCTTTGCTGAATATGGACGGGACCCTCGAGAATAGTCTCGGTGTTGACGAGCTGAAAGCCAACCTGACAACTGGATTCACGTGGGATTTGTCGATCGGCTGGGATGTCTCATCCGTCCCATACTTTTTCGTTGACTTCACCGATGATGTCCGGGTCACGGCAACCATTGGTGACATTGACGCCGACTTCAAGCTCAACGCGGGGTTGTTGGGATTGGAAGTTGGGAAGCATGGCCCAGCGTCGGCGTCGAGTTCGTTGCAATTTGATTTCGAAACGACGCTCCCGCTGAGCGAATTGTCTTCGCTGGATGGGAAGAACGGAGGGGCCAGCGATGGAGTTGTCCAGACCATTGAATTGCAAAGTTCCGATCGAATGGAATTGCTCTCCGATGATGCGAACCCATCGGCTCAATTGG
Proteins encoded:
- a CDS encoding sulfatase-like hydrolase/transferase, yielding MRFLLILLGCLPLTVSSADDSRPNIVLIMADDIGIEGLGCYGGVSYDTPALDQLASGGVRFTHAYSQPLCTPTRVQLMSGKYNHRNWKTFGILDPNLKTFGHRMKEEGYATAIFGKWQLQSYDPPGYPGAEDRRGTGMHPQDAGFDQYALYHALHTEDKGSRYANPTMLEGEAGQGGELKTYPGQFGEDVWVEKTIDFLKQDRNEPAFVYYPMALPHWPFVPTPISDDWDPSQPVVEQLKYFKDMVEYMDVAVGNLIQGLQANGLRDNTIVIFYGDNGTHLKVVSKLSDGRSIRGGKGLTKQTGIHVPLIVSWPGHIQPAVSDKLIDASDFYPTLIELAGGEVPEDPTMDGISFAPELFGQEGPKKESLFFWYDPRPGEDKSQFTREVFALNRTHKVFRDGRLFRLTDRPLEEIAIDLDHATEQDRAAMKELHQRITEAMAGVDEPPLLDATGQPIAQQISR
- a CDS encoding lipid-binding SYLF domain-containing protein, coding for MELSHQPQFRFARRIAMTTAIILLGWTQPVSAQVVEEQTVQSATAVLNETMSTPLSQIPAQMLQDCHGVAIVPNVIKGSFIVGARHGKGLLFIRDPDGTWHAPVFITLTGGNVGWQVGVQASDIILVFKTARSVQGILSGKLTLGGDASAAAGPVGRQAAVATDGQLQAEIYTYSRSRGLFAGVSIDGTVVRVDQVATGMYYQSPAPGQPVVIPTSAAQLTQAVARYAGQQAQVTPPEPQSQFAQQYRSDRPAVLQDQLLQIAPELFKLLDPQWTAHLALPLSANPNQAPDPQALAAAVARYDQVANDPQYASLSARPEFQSVYSLLKYYQHALTPNAQTIQLPPPPSNR
- a CDS encoding HdeD family acid-resistance protein; amino-acid sequence: MSDSEPKDAMRNVLVDVASLWWLPLIRGLLLLILGIYALFQPGMTLATFAQVVGFFLAFDGVMAIIAGVIGDTPSRVGTIVRGVIEVLAGMFVFANPMLVAGLTATIVISVIGAMVIVSGVVEIAAAIQDRRHIQGEGWLILAGILSVLIGIALLVAPMGFGLTLVRILGALAIVSSIAMIAFAFRLKSLGSRISQG
- a CDS encoding SGNH/GDSL hydrolase family protein, whose translation is MKTRWFILVAVLPWFVIPVKAQEKVVDSIGNLDPEMATGRTVEDGVAWYDVAEQNIEGRILPDQERTRWFDRFPSSANGSVTSNVWNLSRHSAGMMVRFKTDSTALHAHYKLLSSNVAMPHMPATGVSGVDFYARDGEGNWRWVQVTRPTSQEVKAKVIDSLAPGMREYAAYLPLYNGIESLKIGVSPDSKFEQLPPREKPIVFYGTSITHGACASRPGMVHTGILGRRFDQPVVNLGFSGNGKMDPEVGDYLIQIDAAVYVIDCLPNMNAAMVTERCVPLVKQIRAAKPDTPIVLVEDRRNTNSWILPARDAHHTANHEALQAACKSLLADGVTGLHYIAGDELYGTDGDGATDGSHASDLGFMRQADVFDPVLRKAMGVE
- a CDS encoding Lpg1974 family pore-forming outer membrane protein, which gives rise to MTSKRSPLAPNESDLDVHRLEPPRDFRNLKWALVCSQLCLTLIAFGWTSPLRADDDPVLTLSDFQGSGTNDFQSEAAPVGFSEIQPIDLDSRFAEMQMRIQELESDRFEGRLTQQRASEGLQPKPEEGRLFATFESVLVQPTQSNSTAIIVQTDDGFSHIGFPWQIEHSPRIQFGREAEDNTLGWRVRFWEFRHSDGLTANDANGLIPTGNEGTAGYFIENGDILTGLAFINEGEFQSTVRTDVIDWELQRRIANPIDFYAGIRYAKVAQGYFASTDEGTIQGHSQFRGMGPTMALQINHVLPVENLQLFANLRGSMLYGARKFSATDSLTPLGNIRQTIGDIDLRPGDDSADSLVANAEMQLGLRIVMTDHFSMTVAMEAMHYNGVGGPNPTGVFTGPDGGLNGDSPMDDNLGFLGLTVGSQLIW